Proteins from a single region of Flaviflexus salsibiostraticola:
- the metE gene encoding 5-methyltetrahydropteroyltriglutamate--homocysteine S-methyltransferase has protein sequence MSLPSTILGYPRIGRKRELKKAVESYWAGGIDADGLAAAEAELRRANLARLVELGLGADDSSLPENSSLYDQVLDVTHLLGAAPERFAGREGLDLYFALARGDSSVAPLEMTKWFDTNYHYLVPEIGPDTPISFANRDVVDRFTQAKGWGYTTRPVIVGPVTYLVLSKPAGENGSPLDRLDDVVAAYGELLTALAEAGAQWVQFDEPALVSDNLTVPRTEIAHLVEQVWTGLAARENRPNILLAAPYGDSSAVFPALVRTGVEAIGVDLDRGTLPTPESLANEGVSPSDLAGRTLVAGVVDGRNIWATDLSAAAEKLEAARGLGADVLVGTATSLQHVPHDTALETWDDPALNENLHAWLAFADQKVGEVVLLDRGIRTGLDSIRAELDANAAVLAQRAATEGVSVPAVRERVAALTGADRTRGDYAERRAAQAARLGLPDLPTTSIGSFPQTAEVRQARAAHARGDIDNAAYEARMKEEIERTIRLQEELDVDVLVHGEAERNDMVQYFAELFDGFAVTKHGWVQSYGSRCTRPSILWGDVAKSREMTVPWWSYAQSLTDRPVKGMLTGPVTIIAWSFVRRDIPLSEVADQIALALRDEVAALEEAGAAVIQVDEPALRELLPLDQSRHADYLAWSVGAFNAATAGVEPATQIHTHLCYSEFGQIIDAIAALDADVTSIEAARSRMEVLPDLKEHGFAQGVGPGVWDIHSPRVPSVEELTSLLELAVESVDPDLLWVNPDCGLKTRGYEETIASLTNLVAAAKAVRATI, from the coding sequence ATGTCACTGCCATCCACCATCCTCGGATATCCGCGAATCGGGCGTAAGCGCGAGCTCAAGAAGGCGGTCGAGTCCTACTGGGCCGGCGGTATCGACGCCGACGGTCTCGCGGCCGCCGAAGCAGAACTCCGCCGGGCGAACCTCGCCCGCCTCGTTGAGCTCGGCCTCGGCGCGGACGACTCCTCGCTTCCGGAGAACTCCTCACTGTACGACCAGGTACTCGACGTCACCCACCTCCTCGGGGCGGCGCCCGAGCGCTTCGCCGGCCGGGAGGGCCTCGACCTGTACTTCGCGCTGGCGCGCGGCGACTCGTCCGTCGCCCCGCTCGAGATGACGAAGTGGTTCGACACGAACTATCACTACCTCGTCCCCGAGATCGGCCCCGATACTCCGATCTCGTTCGCGAACCGGGATGTTGTCGACCGCTTCACGCAGGCGAAGGGGTGGGGCTACACGACCCGTCCCGTCATCGTCGGCCCCGTCACCTACCTCGTCCTGTCGAAGCCGGCCGGCGAGAACGGCAGCCCCCTCGATCGCCTCGATGATGTCGTCGCCGCCTACGGAGAGCTCCTCACCGCGCTCGCCGAGGCCGGCGCCCAGTGGGTCCAGTTCGATGAGCCGGCGCTTGTCTCGGATAATCTCACCGTCCCCCGCACCGAGATCGCCCACCTCGTCGAGCAGGTCTGGACGGGCCTGGCGGCACGCGAGAACCGCCCCAACATCCTCCTCGCCGCACCCTACGGCGATTCCTCGGCCGTCTTCCCCGCCCTTGTGAGGACGGGTGTCGAGGCGATCGGCGTCGACCTCGACCGCGGCACACTCCCGACGCCGGAGTCCCTCGCGAACGAGGGGGTCAGCCCCTCGGATCTGGCCGGACGGACCCTTGTCGCCGGCGTGGTCGACGGCCGCAATATCTGGGCGACCGACCTCTCTGCGGCTGCCGAGAAGCTCGAGGCCGCCCGGGGGCTTGGAGCCGATGTCCTTGTCGGCACCGCCACCTCCCTCCAGCACGTCCCCCACGACACGGCCCTTGAAACCTGGGACGATCCCGCGCTCAACGAGAACCTCCACGCCTGGCTCGCCTTCGCGGACCAGAAGGTCGGTGAGGTCGTCCTCCTCGACCGCGGCATCCGCACCGGCCTCGACTCCATCAGGGCTGAGCTCGATGCGAACGCCGCTGTCCTCGCGCAGCGCGCCGCGACCGAGGGTGTCTCGGTCCCCGCAGTCCGCGAGCGCGTCGCCGCCCTGACGGGTGCGGATCGGACGCGCGGCGACTATGCCGAGCGCCGGGCCGCCCAGGCGGCACGCCTCGGTCTGCCGGACCTGCCGACCACGTCGATCGGCTCCTTCCCACAGACCGCCGAGGTGCGCCAGGCCCGCGCCGCGCACGCCCGGGGCGACATCGACAACGCGGCGTACGAGGCGCGGATGAAGGAGGAGATCGAGCGCACGATCCGTCTTCAGGAGGAACTCGACGTCGATGTCCTCGTCCACGGCGAGGCCGAGCGCAATGACATGGTCCAGTACTTCGCGGAGCTGTTCGACGGCTTTGCGGTGACGAAGCACGGCTGGGTCCAGTCCTACGGTTCGCGATGCACGAGGCCCTCGATCCTCTGGGGTGACGTGGCGAAGTCGCGGGAGATGACGGTGCCGTGGTGGTCCTACGCCCAGTCGCTCACCGACCGTCCCGTCAAGGGCATGCTCACCGGGCCCGTCACGATCATCGCCTGGTCGTTCGTCCGCCGGGACATTCCCCTCTCCGAGGTCGCTGACCAGATCGCTCTGGCCCTGCGGGATGAGGTGGCCGCTCTGGAGGAGGCCGGCGCAGCCGTCATCCAGGTCGATGAGCCGGCCCTTCGCGAGCTGCTCCCCCTCGATCAGTCGAGGCACGCCGACTACCTTGCCTGGTCGGTGGGAGCATTCAACGCCGCGACGGCGGGAGTCGAGCCCGCGACGCAGATCCACACCCACCTCTGCTACTCGGAGTTCGGGCAGATCATCGACGCGATCGCGGCACTCGACGCGGATGTCACCTCAATCGAGGCAGCCCGCTCACGCATGGAGGTGCTCCCCGATCTCAAGGAGCACGGCTTCGCGCAGGGCGTCGGCCCGGGCGTGTGGGACATCCACTCCCCCCGTGTGCCGTCCGTCGAGGAGCTGACCTCCCTGCTCGAGCTCGCCGTCGAGTCCGTCGATCCGGACCTGCTCTGGGTCAACCCGGACTGCGGCCTCAAGACGCGCGGCTACGAGGAGACGATCGCCTCCCTCACGAACCTGGTCGCCGCGGCGAAGGCCGTCCGCGCCACAATCTGA
- a CDS encoding LLM class flavin-dependent oxidoreductase, with protein sequence MKIGFLSFGHWTDHPTSQVRSASDSLLQSIDLAVAAEELGADGAYFRVHHFARQLASPFPLLAAIGARTERIEIGTGVIDMR encoded by the coding sequence ATGAAGATCGGCTTTCTCTCGTTCGGACATTGGACCGACCACCCGACCTCCCAGGTCCGCTCCGCCTCCGATTCGCTCCTCCAGAGCATCGACCTCGCCGTCGCTGCCGAGGAGCTCGGGGCGGACGGGGCCTACTTCCGGGTCCACCACTTCGCTCGGCAGCTCGCTTCACCGTTTCCGCTGCTCGCCGCGATCGGAGCCCGAACCGAGAGGATCGAGATCGGCACCGGGGTCATTGACATGCGGTAG
- the merA gene encoding mercury(II) reductase: MPTKYDLAIIGSGGGAFAAAIRATTLGKSVVMIERGTLGGTCVNTGCVPSKALIAAADTRHVAADASGRFPGIAATAETVDMPALIAGKQALVESLRGEKYADVADSYGWQVRRGDASFAGGPDAPVLEIIAGDGTVETIEADHFLVATGSRPWAPPIDGLEETGYLTSTTAMELAEVPESLLVLGGGYVALEQAQLFARLGSQVTLLVRSRLASKEEPEVSKALQEAFADEGIRVVRRVVPTRVSRGTGGEAVVTADVSGDSQEFRAEQVLVALGRRPVTDGLNLDAVGVKTGDSGEVVVSDRLRSSNPRIWAAGDVTGHPEFVYVAAHHGTLVAENAFADADRAVDYSRLPRVTFTGPAIGAVGMTEKEVLAAGIRCDCRVLPLHHVPRALVNRDTRGFIKIVVNADTNEILGLTAVAKDAGELAAAGVHVLGKTVAEIADAWAPYLTMAEGIRIATKAFTTDPSLLSCCA, translated from the coding sequence ATGCCTACCAAGTACGACCTCGCCATCATCGGATCCGGAGGCGGAGCATTCGCCGCCGCCATCCGTGCGACCACGCTCGGCAAGTCGGTGGTGATGATCGAGCGCGGGACGCTCGGCGGCACCTGCGTGAACACCGGCTGCGTGCCGTCGAAGGCCCTCATCGCCGCTGCCGACACCCGTCACGTCGCCGCCGACGCTTCAGGCCGGTTCCCGGGGATCGCGGCGACGGCTGAGACAGTGGACATGCCTGCGCTGATCGCCGGGAAGCAGGCGCTGGTCGAGTCGTTGCGCGGCGAGAAGTACGCCGACGTCGCCGACTCCTACGGCTGGCAGGTCCGCCGCGGCGATGCATCGTTCGCCGGCGGCCCAGACGCCCCGGTACTGGAGATCATCGCCGGCGACGGGACGGTCGAGACCATCGAGGCCGACCACTTCCTGGTCGCGACTGGTTCTCGCCCGTGGGCTCCGCCGATCGACGGCCTGGAGGAGACCGGGTACCTGACCTCGACCACGGCAATGGAACTCGCTGAGGTTCCTGAGTCGTTGCTGGTGCTCGGCGGCGGCTACGTCGCCCTGGAGCAGGCGCAGCTGTTCGCTCGCCTCGGCTCGCAGGTCACGCTGCTGGTGCGGTCCCGGCTCGCCTCGAAGGAGGAGCCGGAGGTGTCCAAGGCGCTTCAGGAGGCGTTCGCCGACGAAGGCATCCGCGTCGTCCGCCGCGTGGTGCCCACCCGGGTCTCCCGCGGCACGGGAGGCGAGGCCGTCGTGACCGCCGACGTGTCCGGCGACTCGCAGGAGTTCCGCGCCGAGCAGGTGCTCGTCGCCCTCGGACGCCGTCCCGTCACCGATGGCCTGAACCTCGATGCGGTCGGGGTGAAGACCGGGGACTCCGGCGAGGTGGTCGTCTCCGACCGGCTGCGGTCCTCGAACCCGCGGATCTGGGCCGCGGGCGACGTGACCGGGCACCCCGAGTTCGTCTACGTCGCCGCCCACCACGGCACCCTCGTCGCCGAGAACGCGTTCGCCGACGCCGATCGTGCCGTCGACTATTCCCGCCTGCCGCGGGTGACGTTCACCGGGCCCGCGATCGGAGCGGTCGGGATGACCGAGAAGGAAGTGCTTGCTGCGGGGATCCGCTGCGATTGCCGCGTCCTGCCGCTGCACCACGTGCCCCGCGCGCTGGTCAACCGCGACACCCGCGGGTTCATCAAGATCGTCGTGAACGCCGACACGAACGAGATCCTCGGCCTGACCGCCGTCGCCAAGGACGCCGGAGAGCTCGCCGCCGCCGGTGTCCACGTGCTCGGCAAGACCGTCGCCGAGATCGCCGACGCCTGGGCTCCCTACCTGACGATGGCCGAGGGCATCCGGATCGCCACGAAGGCCTTCACCACCGACCCGTCGCTGCTGTCGTGCTGCGCATGA
- a CDS encoding Rep family protein translates to MAKQENNPTSIGLTQYLDPSYWTWAAEDPNGAALLEQGAGAILAYVAQRLEAIGCGVIEAYGIVHDKDEREVWSDTEKALVVEPKPDHLHAVIKFASRAKSAPLDRLAFGIGVEPQYVEKPGRGRYAFDNMLSYLTHVKYADKHQYAPSEVATVRGPDYLGIDAQRRETWLKGRAHVKKKVVAENFEDMRERVLQGEITRDQIMLTDELFDIYSRHQREIDDALSAYGQRRAYRAAAKLRAGAFSTHVVFVHGDAGIGKTRFATDFITEAISAANAHGERWQVYRAATGNPLDDWRGEEVLLLDDLRASAMDANDWLLLLDPYNASPAKARYKNKGEVAPRLIVITATIEPVEFFYYARQKGNVDEALDQFIRRLASVVKVYRADDINRYLVQHIGKIEPYEWHQCSIPTAAHTPGMYGNAYHQNAGSRELTYGPETSAEHDADGAVAELLSGLAVRSPDVPLALIEGAA, encoded by the coding sequence GTGGCTAAGCAGGAGAACAACCCGACGAGCATCGGGCTCACGCAGTACCTCGATCCGTCGTACTGGACCTGGGCTGCCGAGGACCCGAACGGGGCCGCGCTGCTCGAGCAGGGAGCCGGGGCGATCCTCGCCTACGTCGCGCAGCGGCTCGAGGCCATCGGCTGCGGGGTCATCGAGGCCTACGGAATCGTGCACGACAAGGATGAGCGCGAGGTCTGGAGCGACACGGAGAAGGCTCTGGTGGTCGAGCCGAAGCCCGATCACCTGCACGCGGTCATCAAGTTCGCCAGCCGTGCGAAGAGCGCGCCGCTGGATCGGCTCGCGTTCGGCATCGGCGTCGAGCCCCAGTACGTCGAGAAGCCGGGCCGCGGTCGGTACGCCTTCGACAACATGCTGTCGTACCTGACTCACGTGAAGTATGCGGACAAGCATCAGTACGCGCCGTCGGAGGTCGCCACGGTGCGCGGGCCGGACTACCTCGGGATCGACGCCCAGCGCCGGGAGACCTGGCTCAAGGGGCGCGCCCACGTGAAGAAGAAGGTCGTCGCGGAGAACTTCGAGGACATGCGGGAGCGGGTGCTGCAGGGCGAAATCACGCGGGATCAGATCATGCTCACGGACGAACTGTTCGACATCTACTCGCGGCATCAGCGGGAGATCGACGACGCGCTGTCGGCCTACGGCCAGCGCCGCGCGTACCGGGCGGCCGCGAAGCTGCGCGCCGGTGCCTTCTCGACGCACGTGGTGTTCGTCCACGGGGATGCCGGGATCGGCAAGACTCGGTTCGCAACGGATTTCATCACCGAGGCGATTAGCGCGGCCAATGCACATGGCGAGCGGTGGCAGGTCTACCGTGCCGCGACGGGGAACCCATTGGATGACTGGCGGGGCGAGGAGGTGCTGCTGCTGGACGATCTGCGGGCCTCGGCGATGGACGCGAACGATTGGCTGCTGCTGCTCGATCCGTATAACGCCTCGCCTGCGAAGGCTCGGTACAAGAACAAGGGCGAGGTGGCTCCGCGCCTCATCGTGATTACGGCGACGATCGAGCCGGTCGAGTTCTTCTACTACGCCCGCCAGAAGGGCAACGTGGACGAGGCGCTGGACCAGTTCATCCGCCGCCTGGCGTCGGTCGTGAAGGTCTACCGCGCCGACGACATCAACCGCTACCTCGTGCAGCACATCGGGAAGATCGAGCCCTACGAGTGGCACCAGTGCAGCATCCCGACCGCCGCGCACACGCCCGGCATGTACGGCAACGCGTACCACCAGAACGCCGGGTCGCGGGAACTGACGTACGGTCCGGAGACCTCGGCGGAACACGACGCGGACGGTGCGGTCGCGGAGCTGCTCAGCGGGCTCGCGGTGCGAAGTCCGGACGTGCCGCTGGCGCTGATCGAAGGTGCCGCATGA
- a CDS encoding heavy metal-responsive transcriptional regulator yields the protein MRIGELAERAGTTAKTLRFYEGQGLLPPAERTQSGYRDYAPETVARIDFVHRGQAAGLTLAQIRQILDIRDGGHAPCEHVRDLLDVRLAEIEQQIAQLSVLRDTIADLRQDAAHPDPETCSTDQVCRYL from the coding sequence ATGCGCATCGGAGAACTCGCCGAACGCGCGGGCACCACGGCGAAGACGCTCCGCTTCTACGAGGGGCAGGGGCTGCTTCCGCCGGCCGAGCGCACGCAGTCCGGCTATCGCGACTACGCACCCGAGACGGTCGCCCGGATCGACTTCGTCCACCGCGGCCAGGCCGCGGGCCTCACCCTCGCCCAGATCCGCCAGATCCTCGACATCCGCGACGGCGGCCATGCGCCCTGCGAGCACGTGCGCGACCTGCTTGACGTGCGCCTCGCTGAGATCGAGCAGCAGATCGCGCAGCTCTCCGTGCTGCGCGACACTATCGCGGACCTCAGACAGGACGCCGCGCACCCGGACCCTGAAACGTGCAGCACCGATCAAGTGTGTAGGTACTTGTAG
- a CDS encoding methylenetetrahydrofolate reductase yields the protein MSSIFGGPLVSFELMPPRNPDNAPKFWGTVKRLMDFRPDFVSVTYGAGGRNADTAHEVIAQLVRHTPVQPIAHFTCVGMSRAGVYEELAKYLRTGVRTFLALRGDPPVGDPDWSPAPDSLQSAVELVAAIREIEEKTCAESPSAALRKAFRPLTIAVAAFPNGNPAAGTNVDDEVNRLLVKQAAGASFAITQLYWDPSVYVDFVARSRRAGVHIPIVPGILPPVESRRLHRTAELTGIVAPRGLLESMEEAERADAESGESTHAYDIGVSYAAWLARQALEAGAPGLHLYTFNRAEPSLDVLRRLGITHDEPDDHALRPVPTASAVSLSPQYQI from the coding sequence ATGTCGTCAATCTTCGGTGGACCCCTCGTATCCTTCGAGCTCATGCCGCCCCGCAATCCCGATAACGCTCCAAAGTTCTGGGGCACCGTCAAGCGCCTCATGGATTTTCGTCCCGACTTCGTCTCGGTCACCTACGGTGCCGGCGGCAGGAATGCGGACACGGCGCACGAGGTCATCGCCCAGCTGGTCCGGCACACCCCCGTCCAGCCGATCGCCCACTTCACGTGCGTCGGCATGTCCCGCGCCGGCGTCTACGAGGAGCTCGCGAAGTACCTGCGCACGGGGGTGCGCACCTTCCTCGCGCTGCGGGGCGACCCGCCGGTCGGGGATCCCGACTGGTCCCCCGCACCCGACAGCCTCCAGTCGGCCGTCGAGCTGGTCGCCGCGATCCGCGAGATCGAGGAGAAGACCTGCGCCGAATCCCCCTCGGCAGCCCTGCGAAAGGCTTTCCGCCCCCTCACCATCGCCGTCGCCGCGTTCCCGAACGGCAACCCTGCCGCCGGCACGAACGTCGATGACGAGGTGAACCGCCTGCTCGTCAAGCAGGCGGCGGGGGCGAGCTTCGCGATCACCCAGCTGTATTGGGATCCGAGCGTCTATGTCGACTTCGTGGCGCGCAGCCGCCGTGCGGGCGTCCACATCCCGATCGTGCCGGGCATCCTGCCGCCCGTGGAATCGCGTCGCCTCCACCGCACAGCCGAGCTGACCGGGATCGTTGCCCCACGCGGGCTGCTCGAGTCGATGGAGGAGGCGGAGCGGGCCGATGCCGAGAGCGGCGAGAGCACCCACGCGTACGACATCGGGGTGTCCTACGCGGCCTGGCTCGCCCGGCAGGCTCTCGAGGCGGGCGCCCCCGGCCTCCATCTCTACACCTTCAACCGGGCGGAACCGTCCCTCGACGTCCTTCGCCGCCTCGGCATCACCCATGACGAGCCCGACGATCATGCCCTGCGGCCCGTGCCGACAGCGTCCGCCGTCAGCCTCTCACCCCAGTACCAGATCTGA
- a CDS encoding DUF4440 domain-containing protein, protein MALLDDLLAYEHRLSSADIGFYRHICRPDALFIMPGMIASLEEAIAGLEQSPPWDSVDLSDVSLRMLGSNAAAIIYRFTGTRGTATYRADMVSTYENRGGWRLVLHQQTPLA, encoded by the coding sequence ATGGCACTCCTCGATGACCTGCTGGCCTACGAACACCGTCTCTCCTCTGCGGATATTGGCTTCTATCGGCATATCTGCAGACCCGATGCCCTGTTCATCATGCCGGGCATGATCGCGTCCCTCGAGGAGGCGATCGCGGGGCTCGAGCAGTCCCCGCCCTGGGACAGCGTCGATCTGTCCGACGTGTCGCTGCGCATGCTCGGCTCGAACGCCGCCGCGATCATCTACCGATTCACTGGCACCCGCGGGACGGCGACCTACAGAGCCGACATGGTGTCCACGTATGAGAACAGAGGTGGATGGCGACTCGTCCTCCATCAGCAGACGCCGCTTGCCTGA
- a CDS encoding relaxase/mobilization nuclease domain-containing protein, with product MSTTHYSPSTSAADAERYIRGKEDERGVAITCEVPGGPGAFSARARALTQNTTREVEALHYRQSFSDEEFDPKNPEHVQRVNDLGYQLAKRMHPDSDCLVVSHVDGRGRKPHNHILVINHSNRTGKALSDYRTFHDRKAGNQRGVQSANDELMREHGLSVVKRLEHAPKDWELRREDFEEGGLDREMGDRMSAALADPRVVDKAGLEAVIEEQNQQLDDAGERVPRMRLHSPVSKKGKRAGQETWTLYIEDRRGESGRADRRKRASALSADFTPEGAQAFFDYHQQQKEQEHERSARQAEAAERARAVAAAARQSGDDGAVDLDPRRRRGAEYEDCHADRAAEEARGVREGHGRGDDEAAGADHDPGVDLLALQRRVREDREYREQAERDREHARRVRAESQRRELERRVANLGRGGAEESRGYGLGD from the coding sequence ATGAGCACCACCCACTACAGCCCGAGCACCAGCGCCGCCGACGCCGAGCGCTATATCCGCGGGAAGGAGGACGAGCGGGGCGTCGCGATCACGTGCGAAGTGCCGGGAGGCCCTGGCGCATTCTCGGCGCGCGCACGGGCGCTCACGCAGAACACCACGCGCGAGGTCGAGGCGCTGCATTACCGGCAGTCTTTCAGCGACGAGGAGTTCGACCCGAAGAACCCGGAGCACGTGCAGCGGGTGAACGATCTCGGCTATCAGCTCGCGAAGAGGATGCACCCCGACTCGGACTGCCTCGTGGTCAGTCACGTGGATGGCCGGGGCAGAAAGCCGCATAACCACATCTTGGTCATCAATCACAGCAACCGGACCGGAAAGGCGCTCTCGGACTACCGGACGTTCCACGATCGCAAGGCCGGGAACCAGCGGGGCGTGCAGTCGGCGAACGACGAGCTGATGCGAGAGCACGGGCTCTCGGTCGTGAAGCGGCTGGAGCACGCGCCGAAGGACTGGGAGCTGCGCCGCGAGGACTTCGAGGAGGGCGGGCTCGACCGCGAGATGGGTGACCGGATGAGCGCCGCACTGGCCGACCCCCGCGTGGTGGACAAGGCCGGTCTCGAAGCGGTGATCGAGGAGCAGAACCAGCAGCTCGACGACGCCGGGGAACGTGTGCCGAGGATGCGGCTGCACAGCCCCGTCAGCAAGAAGGGCAAGCGCGCCGGGCAGGAGACCTGGACGCTCTACATCGAGGACCGCCGCGGCGAGTCCGGCCGCGCCGATCGCCGCAAACGCGCGAGCGCGCTCTCGGCGGACTTCACCCCGGAGGGCGCGCAGGCGTTCTTCGACTACCACCAGCAGCAGAAGGAGCAGGAACATGAGCGCAGCGCTCGACAGGCTGAAGCAGCAGAACGGGCCCGTGCAGTCGCCGCAGCCGCTCGGCAGTCCGGAGACGATGGAGCTGTTGACCTCGATCCTCGCCGCCGTCGAGGCGCAGAATACGAGGATTGCCACGCTGACCGAGCAGCAGAAGAAGCTCGCGGGGTTCGTGAAGGTCATGGACGAGGAGACGACGAGGCGGCTGGAGCGGATCACGACCCCGGCGTCGACCTCCTCGCCCTCCAGCGACGTGTCCGCGAGGATCGCGAGTATCGAGAGCAGGCAGAACGAGATCGCGAGCACGCTCGGCGAGTTCGCGCAGAGTCTCAACGGCGAGAGCTTGAACGCCGCGTCGCGAACCTTGGTCGCGGAGGCGCAGAAGAATCGCGCGGCTACGGCCTCGGCGATTGA